The bacterium genomic sequence GCCCGGGACCTGGGTCACCGAGCCATCCGACAAGCGTCTCAAAGTACTCGCCACGCATGTGGCAACGTCCGCATCACCAGGAACACTCAGCGTCATCTGTGGCGATGGACAGGTTCTCATCCTGGATCGCGTCCAGCCAGAAGGCAAGCCACCGATGCGCGGTGACGATTTCCTCCGCGGACGCGGCGGAGCCGTCGCGCTCGCGTAGTCCCCTACTCTACGTAGGTGTAGGTCCCCATGGTCTGTGCCTCTTTGAGGGTATGGCCGCGCATGGCACTCGCGAGCCCTGCACGATTCGTTGTACCCGGGAGGTCCAACACGGTATCCAATGCGTACAACGTGAAGACGTAGTGGTGTGTTCCGGGTGGCGGACAAGGACCAAAATAACGCCGTTCACCATCCTCAATGGCACCCTGGACCGCTCCCGATGGAACGCTGCCCGTAGCGATGGTCGTCGCGGTCGCGGGGATGTTCCAGAGCACCCAGTGCGTAAAACCGCCCACTTGCCCATCGGTATCAACGAACGTGAGCGCGAACGACTTCGTGCCCTCCGGAACACCGCTCACCGCGAGCGGTGGATTCGTGTTGCTCCCCTGGCATGAGTACGCCATGGGGATGGGAGTGCCGTATGCAAACGCGGGGCTTGAGACGGCAAACGGTGCGGGTGCTCGGGGCGCAACCTCCCGCGTCGGCTCGGGCGTCGTCACGGGTTGCGGTGCGGGGGTTGGTGCCGATGCTGCGACCTCCGGGCACGCCGCGAAGGCGCACGACGGCGGCGCAGTACGGCTCACGAAGGAGCCGTCCGGACATTCCTTCGCATCTTGCGCGCATACGAACGACGGTTCCTCAGGAACTACAAGTATGTCGCCTTCGAGATCACCGCCGGTGGTGGGTGTCTGCTGGACACACCCGCCACCGAGCAAGAGCACCGTCGCCGCAATGAGGAGG encodes the following:
- a CDS encoding YbhB/YbcL family Raf kinase inhibitor-like protein; protein product: MQRILLIAATVLLLGGGCVQQTPTTGGDLEGDILVVPEEPSFVCAQDAKECPDGSFVSRTAPPSCAFAACPEVAASAPTPAPQPVTTPEPTREVAPRAPAPFAVSSPAFAYGTPIPMAYSCQGSNTNPPLAVSGVPEGTKSFALTFVDTDGQVGGFTHWVLWNIPATATTIATGSVPSGAVQGAIEDGERRYFGPCPPPGTHHYVFTLYALDTVLDLPGTTNRAGLASAMRGHTLKEAQTMGTYTYVE